The Streptomyces pactum genome contains a region encoding:
- a CDS encoding sugar porter family MFS transporter produces the protein MASTSQASTSGARTAHPDHLGHVIFIAAAAAMGGFLFGYDSSVINGAVEAIRDRYDVGSAVLAQVIAVALIGCAIGAATAGRIADRIGRIRCMQIAAVLFTVSAIGSALPFALWDLAMWRVIGGFAIGMASVIGPAYIAEVSPPAYRGRLGSFQQAAIVIGIAVSQLVNWGLLNAAGGDQRGELMGLEAWQVMLGVMVIPAILYGLLSFAIPESPRFLVSVGKHERAKQILEEVEGKDVDFDARIAEIEHAMHREEKSSFKDLLGGSFFFKPIVWVGIGLSVFQQFVGINVAFYYSATLWQSVGVDPSQSFFYSFTTSIINIVGTVIAMIFVDRIGRKPLALIGSVGMVIGLALEAWAFSFDLVDGKLPATQGWVALIAAHLFVLFFALSWGVVVWVFLGEMFPNRLRAAALGVAAAAQWIANWAITASFPSLAEWNLSGTYVIYTIFAALSIPFVLKFVKETKGKALEEMG, from the coding sequence GTGGCCAGCACATCGCAGGCATCCACATCAGGAGCCAGGACGGCTCACCCCGATCATCTCGGGCACGTCATCTTCATCGCGGCGGCGGCCGCGATGGGCGGTTTCCTCTTCGGCTACGACAGTTCCGTGATCAACGGCGCCGTCGAGGCCATCCGGGACCGCTACGACGTCGGCTCCGCGGTGCTGGCCCAGGTCATCGCCGTCGCACTGATCGGCTGCGCCATCGGCGCCGCGACCGCCGGCCGCATCGCCGACCGCATCGGCCGCATCCGCTGCATGCAGATCGCCGCGGTCCTCTTCACCGTCAGCGCCATCGGCTCCGCGCTGCCCTTCGCGCTGTGGGACCTCGCCATGTGGCGCGTCATCGGCGGCTTCGCCATCGGCATGGCCTCGGTGATCGGCCCCGCCTACATCGCCGAGGTCTCCCCGCCCGCCTACCGAGGCCGGCTCGGCTCCTTCCAGCAGGCCGCGATCGTCATCGGCATCGCCGTGTCGCAACTGGTCAACTGGGGTCTGCTGAACGCCGCCGGCGGCGACCAGCGCGGTGAGCTGATGGGCCTGGAGGCCTGGCAGGTCATGCTCGGCGTCATGGTCATCCCGGCCATCCTCTACGGCCTGCTCTCCTTCGCCATCCCCGAGTCCCCGCGCTTCCTGGTCTCCGTCGGCAAGCACGAGCGCGCCAAGCAGATCCTCGAAGAGGTCGAGGGCAAGGACGTGGACTTCGACGCGCGTATCGCCGAGATCGAGCACGCGATGCACCGCGAGGAGAAGTCCTCCTTCAAGGACCTGCTCGGCGGCAGCTTCTTCTTCAAGCCGATCGTCTGGGTCGGTATCGGCCTGTCGGTCTTCCAGCAGTTCGTCGGCATCAACGTCGCGTTCTACTACTCGGCGACGCTGTGGCAGTCGGTCGGCGTCGACCCGTCGCAGTCGTTCTTCTACTCGTTCACGACGTCGATCATCAACATCGTCGGCACCGTGATCGCGATGATCTTCGTGGACCGCATCGGACGCAAGCCGCTCGCCCTCATCGGGTCGGTCGGCATGGTGATCGGCCTGGCACTGGAGGCCTGGGCCTTCTCCTTCGACCTGGTCGACGGCAAGCTCCCGGCCACGCAGGGCTGGGTCGCCCTGATCGCCGCCCACCTGTTCGTCCTCTTCTTCGCCCTCTCCTGGGGTGTGGTCGTCTGGGTCTTCCTCGGCGAGATGTTCCCGAACCGGCTGCGCGCCGCCGCGCTGGGTGTGGCCGCGGCCGCGCAGTGGATCGCCAACTGGGCCATCACCGCGAGCTTCCCGTCGCTGGCCGAGTGGAACCTCTCCGGCACCTATGTGATCTACACGATCTTCGCCGCGCTCTCCATCCCCTTCGTCCTGAAGTTCGTGAAGGAGACGAAGGGCAAGGCCCTGGAGGAAATGGGCTGA